GCTGATCCCCAGGGCTCTGGACCGAAGTAAGGGATCACTTTGGTTCAGATCCGGGGCAGGGTCCTCCTCCTTCCCTGCCCCGGAATGTTCTTTTCGTATGTATGTTCATCCTTCATATAGACATGAACAACTACTTCGCTAGCGTGGAGCAGCAACTCGATCCGACTTTGCGAGGAAAGGCCATTGGAATCACAGGCAAGCAGATCGAGCGCAGTGTCATCGCGACAGCTTCCCGCGAAGCAAAGGCACGTGGCGTGAAGACCGCCATGCCCGTATGGCAGGCTCGCCGCCTTTGTCCCGAGTTACTGTTGGTTCCTGGCAGACATCACATCTATGAAGCTATCTCTCGCAAGATTTTCTCTCTCCTTCGCCGTTACACCCACATGGTCGAGCCAGCAAGTATCGATGAAGCGTTCGTCGATCTTACCGCGGTGGCGGCGGACTCTTTGGATGCCGTGGCCATCGCCCAGCACATCAAGCAGGACATCGTGCAGAGTCTTGGGGAATATCTTACGTGCTCAATTGGTATTGCGCCGAACAAACTCGTGGCAAAAATGGCGTCAGACTGTCAAAAACCCGACGGGCTTACGCTCGTCCCACCCTCGCGAGTGGAGACATTCATGCTCGAGAGAAAACTTTCCGATGTTTGCGGTATCGGTCCTAAGACGGTACAAAAGTTGGCCGGGATGAACATCCACTCTATCGAGGCGCTTCAAGGTATGCCTCTACACATCCTCACGGCAGCATTTCACTCCTATGGCACGTGGCTCTATCACGCCGCGCGCGGGGAGGATGACAATCCGGTTGCCTATGAGTCAGAGGCGCCGAAATCTTTTGGTCACGCCCACACGCTTCCCCACAACACACGCGACCCCGACACCATGCGCTGCATTCTTTTTGGGTTGGCAGAGAAGGTCGCGCGGCGGATGCGCCGTGAAGGATTTAGTGCCGAGACGGTGAGTGTGACCATTCGCTATGGTGATTTTCAAACCGTATCGGTAGAAGAGCGATGTCGCACCCCTATGCACGACGGGCTTGTGCTTGGCAAAGTTGGGTGGAGACTTTGCAAACAGGCGCGCGATAAAACGAAGCCGGTGCGTTTGCTTGGCCTATCGGCCGGCGGCCTTGTCGCAGGAAGAATGATGCCCTTGTTTCTCAAAGACCAAAAAACCGAGCGCGTCGTGGATGCTCTGGATGCCCTTTCGCATAAACGCGGCCGATCTCTCTGGTCCCGCGCCGGGTTTATGAATAACTAGAAGCTCCCTTTCAGGACTTGATTCGCGCTGGGGTTTTCGTCGTAATCTTTTGGTTCCAATGTCACAAGCACCTGGAGAAAATCATCATATGTCTCGCCGGGCTCTCCGACCCACAGCATGCCCCAACTGCCGTCTGCATTATGGACAAGCGTGCCTGTCGAGATGAAATCGAACGGATAGGGTCGAATGAGCCACGCCTGGTATTGAAATCGCGTTGTATCCATGTCGGGAAGACCGCGCGCCAGCACCGTGTGCTTAAAGAAACCGTTTTCAAAGACGCGCTTTGCCGTTGCGCTTGCTCCTGTATCACCCACGGCGGTAAGTTCTGCCGTTTCCGGAATCCCACGCGGCGTTTCCCGGCGAGTCGCCGTGTCCTCCGGAGATGTTTCCGTAAGTTCGGAAACAATGTCATCTGCGCGGGGAATGCGTTCTTCCTCCTGTGGCGGCGCACGGCGGAAAATAGCTACACCAATCACAAA
This genomic stretch from Candidatus Uhrbacteria bacterium harbors:
- the dinB gene encoding DNA polymerase IV encodes the protein MFILHIDMNNYFASVEQQLDPTLRGKAIGITGKQIERSVIATASREAKARGVKTAMPVWQARRLCPELLLVPGRHHIYEAISRKIFSLLRRYTHMVEPASIDEAFVDLTAVAADSLDAVAIAQHIKQDIVQSLGEYLTCSIGIAPNKLVAKMASDCQKPDGLTLVPPSRVETFMLERKLSDVCGIGPKTVQKLAGMNIHSIEALQGMPLHILTAAFHSYGTWLYHAARGEDDNPVAYESEAPKSFGHAHTLPHNTRDPDTMRCILFGLAEKVARRMRREGFSAETVSVTIRYGDFQTVSVEERCRTPMHDGLVLGKVGWRLCKQARDKTKPVRLLGLSAGGLVAGRMMPLFLKDQKTERVVDALDALSHKRGRSLWSRAGFMNN